A part of Tessaracoccus timonensis genomic DNA contains:
- a CDS encoding putative quinol monooxygenase, giving the protein MIFIVVKYQVKPESVDQWMDAVAEFTAATRAEEGNLWFEWSRSVENPNEFVLVEAFKDGAGEAHVNAPHFQAGLEAMRPHLAATPKIVSRTVEGEGWDEMGELQVS; this is encoded by the coding sequence ATGATCTTTATCGTCGTCAAGTACCAAGTGAAGCCCGAGTCCGTCGACCAGTGGATGGACGCCGTCGCCGAGTTCACCGCCGCCACCCGCGCCGAGGAAGGCAACCTCTGGTTCGAGTGGTCGCGTTCGGTGGAAAATCCAAACGAGTTCGTGCTCGTCGAGGCGTTCAAGGACGGCGCCGGCGAAGCGCACGTCAACGCCCCGCATTTCCAGGCCGGTCTCGAAGCCATGCGTCCGCATCTGGCGGCCACGCCCAAGATCGTCTCCCGCACCGTCGAGGGCGAAGGCTGGGACGAAATGGGCGAACTGCAGGTCAGCTGA
- a CDS encoding DUF3151 domain-containing protein encodes MTETHPNLMATDVRVELPVDPAVEAIREAGKEGFLDVAAAHPQSSLVWALLAEACLRDDTLASSIAAYAYARTGYHRGLDALRRNGWKGSGHVPWEHAPNRGFLRALWALSVAAGRIGETDEQTRCAQFLRDSSEEAFQTLAQ; translated from the coding sequence ATGACCGAGACGCATCCGAACCTGATGGCCACCGACGTGCGGGTGGAGCTGCCCGTCGATCCCGCCGTGGAGGCTATTCGAGAAGCCGGCAAAGAGGGCTTCCTGGACGTCGCGGCCGCCCACCCGCAGTCGTCGCTCGTGTGGGCGCTGCTGGCGGAGGCGTGTCTGCGTGACGACACGCTCGCGTCGTCCATCGCCGCCTACGCCTACGCGCGCACCGGTTACCACCGCGGGCTGGACGCGCTGCGTCGAAACGGATGGAAGGGCAGCGGGCACGTGCCGTGGGAGCATGCGCCCAACCGCGGGTTCCTGCGTGCATTGTGGGCGTTGAGCGTAGCCGCGGGGCGAATCGGGGAAACCGACGAGCAGACGCGCTGTGCCCAGTTCCTTCGTGATTCCTCGGAGGAGGCGTTCCAGACACTGGCGCAGTGA
- the dhaM gene encoding dihydroxyacetone kinase phosphoryl donor subunit DhaM, translating to MSVGIVVVSHSAPLAQAALDLAAIMVHGEMPPVAIAAGMPDGSLGTDTTAVMTAIEDVTSTDGVALLVDMGSAIMSAETAIDLLASPHPVRIAAAPFVEGLTAGLLTSATGGSLDEVIAAAESVLDAKWTALGRGPVDGMEPASERTNGNSTQVLLTTPIGLHARPASKLAALAMEFDAEISIARGDGQPVNAKSTVSLMALGAVCGDTLHVYAEGPQAEAAQHAVVSFISSGLGE from the coding sequence ATGAGCGTCGGCATCGTCGTTGTATCGCATTCGGCCCCGCTCGCCCAGGCAGCGCTCGATCTCGCGGCCATCATGGTGCACGGTGAGATGCCCCCGGTTGCAATTGCCGCGGGCATGCCTGACGGCTCGCTCGGCACAGACACGACCGCCGTCATGACGGCAATTGAGGACGTGACGAGCACCGACGGGGTGGCGTTGCTCGTCGACATGGGGTCGGCCATCATGAGCGCCGAGACCGCAATCGACCTGCTAGCTTCGCCGCACCCGGTGCGTATCGCGGCCGCACCGTTCGTCGAGGGCCTCACGGCTGGGCTGCTCACGTCAGCGACGGGGGGCTCGCTGGACGAGGTGATCGCCGCCGCGGAGTCGGTGCTCGATGCGAAGTGGACCGCGCTCGGCCGAGGCCCCGTCGACGGTATGGAGCCCGCGTCTGAACGAACGAACGGGAACTCGACCCAAGTGCTGCTCACTACGCCGATCGGCTTGCATGCCCGGCCGGCGTCCAAGCTCGCTGCGCTCGCGATGGAGTTCGACGCGGAGATTTCGATCGCCCGAGGCGACGGGCAGCCCGTCAACGCCAAATCGACGGTGAGCCTCATGGCGCTTGGCGCTGTGTGTGGCGACACGCTGCACGTCTACGCGGAAGGGCCACAGGCCGAAGCCGCGCAGCACGCCGTCGTGAGTTTTATCTCGAGCGGGCTCGGAGAGTAG
- the dhaL gene encoding dihydroxyacetone kinase subunit DhaL: MIAVGTVARWLRRFDTLVANHETHLTELDSHIGDADHGVNLVRGMHETLNALDAPTLQAQSKEIGMSLLRHVGGTSGPLLATLFLRMAAAFPVDAVEVSDTQFLEALRAGVDGLAQRGKTELGDKTMFDALSPAVATLEREHAAGTPFPEAAARAVAAAERGRDATAAMVACKGRASYLGQRSVGHIDPGAASATLLVQALVEVLA; encoded by the coding sequence ATGATCGCCGTCGGCACTGTGGCGAGGTGGCTGCGACGGTTTGACACCCTCGTCGCCAACCACGAAACGCACCTCACTGAGCTGGACTCCCACATCGGCGACGCCGACCACGGCGTGAACCTCGTCCGAGGCATGCACGAGACCCTCAACGCGCTGGATGCCCCGACACTGCAGGCGCAGAGCAAAGAGATCGGCATGTCGCTGCTGCGCCATGTGGGCGGCACGAGCGGACCTCTGCTCGCCACGCTGTTTTTACGCATGGCTGCGGCGTTCCCCGTCGATGCTGTGGAGGTGAGTGACACGCAGTTCCTTGAGGCCCTCCGAGCCGGCGTCGACGGGCTCGCGCAGCGTGGCAAGACGGAGCTGGGCGACAAGACCATGTTCGACGCTCTCTCCCCGGCGGTTGCGACACTCGAGCGCGAGCACGCCGCAGGAACGCCGTTCCCCGAGGCCGCAGCCCGGGCCGTCGCCGCTGCCGAGCGTGGGCGGGATGCCACTGCAGCCATGGTGGCGTGCAAGGGTCGGGCGTCGTACTTGGGCCAGCGCTCCGTCGGGCACATCGACCCGGGCGCCGCATCCGCGACGCTGCTCGTCCAAGCGCTGGTGGAGGTGCTGGCATGA
- the dhaK gene encoding dihydroxyacetone kinase subunit DhaK: MKKLINSPNNVVDDALRGLAATRPDLRVDSEQHIVFRASEPRRGKVAVVSGGGAGHEPLHSGFVGEGMLDAAVVGEMFTSPNPTQILTAIQRVDAGAGVLCIVKNYTGDVLNFEMATELAQAEGIDVRTVVVADDVAVEDSTFTAGRRGVAGTVFVEKIIGAAAEAGVPLEELVMLAERVCASVRSMGVALTSCVTPGAGQPTFDLPEDEIEVGIGIHGEPGRRREPLVEASLIARKLVDPILHDLDFAGHPAALLINGLGATPLIELQLMAGEVLPLLRKADVQVVRCGVGNFVTSLNMTGCSITLLRADDEMLRWLDAPSPLEGLAKVLP, encoded by the coding sequence GTGAAAAAGCTCATCAATTCGCCGAACAACGTTGTCGACGATGCACTCCGCGGCCTCGCCGCCACTCGTCCAGATCTGCGGGTCGATAGCGAGCAGCACATCGTGTTTCGAGCCAGTGAACCCCGACGTGGCAAGGTCGCCGTCGTCTCCGGAGGGGGCGCAGGGCACGAGCCCCTGCACAGCGGCTTCGTGGGCGAAGGGATGCTGGACGCCGCCGTCGTCGGAGAGATGTTCACCTCCCCGAATCCGACGCAGATTCTCACCGCCATCCAGCGCGTCGACGCCGGCGCAGGGGTGCTGTGCATCGTCAAGAACTACACCGGCGACGTGTTGAACTTCGAGATGGCTACCGAACTCGCACAGGCCGAGGGCATTGACGTGCGCACGGTCGTCGTCGCGGATGACGTCGCCGTCGAGGATTCCACGTTCACCGCCGGTCGGCGCGGTGTGGCGGGGACGGTGTTCGTAGAGAAGATCATCGGTGCTGCGGCGGAAGCCGGCGTGCCACTCGAAGAGCTGGTTATGCTCGCCGAGCGCGTGTGCGCAAGCGTGCGCTCGATGGGCGTGGCGCTGACATCGTGCGTGACTCCGGGCGCCGGGCAGCCGACGTTCGACCTTCCCGAGGATGAAATCGAAGTGGGCATCGGCATCCACGGCGAGCCGGGCAGGCGCCGCGAGCCGCTCGTCGAGGCGTCGTTGATTGCCCGAAAACTCGTCGACCCCATCCTCCACGACCTCGACTTCGCCGGCCACCCCGCCGCTCTGCTCATCAACGGGCTTGGCGCGACGCCGCTGATTGAGCTGCAGCTCATGGCCGGCGAGGTGCTGCCGCTGCTTCGGAAAGCCGACGTACAGGTGGTGCGGTGCGGCGTCGGCAACTTCGTCACGTCGCTCAACATGACGGGCTGCTCTATCACGCTGCTGCGCGCCGACGACGAGATGTTGCGGTGGCTCGATGCCCCATCGCCGCTCGAGGGCCTCGCAAAGGTGCTGCCATGA
- a CDS encoding adenylosuccinate synthase: MPGVVVVGAQWGDEGKGKAVDQLGDRVDLCVRYSGGNNAGHTLVVNGEKFVMHLLPSGILNPNTTTVLGNGVVIDLDVLHEELTTLRERGVQFEHPLISANAHIITEYHKVLDKVTERFLGKRRIGTTGRGIGPCYSDKINRLGIRVQDILDAKILREKVEASLDQKNELLVKVYNRRPIIIDEVVDALLAHAEAIRPYIVDSGRFINDALDEGKVVLFEGAQAHHLDVDQGTYPYVTSSNPTAAGAATGGGIGPTRIDRTIGIAKAYTTRVGEGPFPTELFDDDGEKLREKGGEFGATTGRPRRCGWFDAVLVEQAVKINGFTDIFLTKLDILDGWEKIPVCVAYEVDGEPLPHYPMTQSEVHHAKPIYEYVDGWTEDISGCRSFDELPANCQAYVRHLEELIGCRISGIGVGPGREESISINPLV, from the coding sequence ATGCCGGGCGTCGTTGTCGTCGGAGCTCAATGGGGAGACGAGGGGAAAGGCAAGGCGGTTGACCAGCTGGGCGATCGCGTCGATCTCTGCGTGCGTTATTCAGGTGGTAACAATGCGGGCCACACGCTCGTCGTGAATGGCGAGAAGTTCGTGATGCACCTGTTGCCGTCGGGCATTCTCAACCCGAACACCACGACGGTGCTCGGCAACGGGGTGGTGATCGACCTCGATGTATTGCACGAGGAACTGACGACGCTTCGGGAGCGTGGTGTCCAGTTCGAGCACCCGCTGATCTCCGCGAACGCGCACATCATCACGGAATACCACAAGGTGCTCGACAAGGTGACGGAGCGCTTCCTCGGCAAGCGCCGCATCGGCACCACCGGCCGCGGCATCGGGCCGTGCTACTCCGACAAGATCAACCGTCTCGGCATCCGGGTGCAAGATATCCTCGACGCCAAGATCCTGCGCGAGAAGGTCGAGGCCTCGCTCGACCAGAAGAACGAACTGCTCGTCAAGGTGTACAACCGCCGCCCGATCATCATCGACGAGGTGGTCGACGCGCTGCTCGCCCACGCGGAAGCGATCCGGCCCTACATCGTCGACTCCGGACGGTTCATCAACGACGCACTCGACGAGGGCAAGGTCGTGTTGTTTGAGGGCGCCCAGGCCCACCATCTCGACGTTGACCAGGGCACCTACCCGTACGTCACGTCGTCGAACCCGACGGCGGCAGGCGCCGCCACCGGCGGCGGTATCGGCCCCACCCGCATCGACCGCACCATCGGCATCGCCAAGGCCTACACCACCCGCGTCGGGGAGGGTCCGTTCCCGACGGAGCTCTTCGACGACGATGGGGAGAAGCTGCGCGAGAAGGGCGGCGAGTTCGGCGCCACGACGGGGCGTCCCCGTCGCTGCGGCTGGTTCGACGCCGTACTGGTGGAGCAGGCGGTGAAGATCAACGGTTTCACCGACATCTTCCTCACCAAGCTCGACATTCTGGACGGCTGGGAGAAGATTCCGGTCTGCGTGGCCTACGAGGTGGACGGCGAACCCTTGCCGCACTACCCGATGACGCAGTCCGAGGTGCACCACGCCAAGCCCATCTATGAGTACGTCGACGGCTGGACCGAAGATATCTCCGGCTGCCGCTCCTTCGACGAGCTCCCCGCCAACTGCCAGGCATACGTGCGGCATCTCGAGGAACTTATCGGGTGCCGTATCTCCGGCATCGGTGTGGGTCCAGGCCGCGAGGAATCCATCTCCATCAACCCGCTCGTGTGA
- a CDS encoding DUF6767 domain-containing protein translates to MSKRPTAKCPLRPGDPCSLCVPGSSGPQDCQTVRLVMEDPGMRELLREKQREWRERHPGE, encoded by the coding sequence ATGAGCAAGCGTCCCACCGCGAAGTGCCCGCTTCGCCCGGGCGACCCCTGCTCGCTGTGCGTGCCAGGCAGCAGCGGCCCGCAGGATTGCCAGACCGTGCGGCTCGTCATGGAAGACCCGGGGATGCGCGAACTCCTGCGCGAGAAGCAGCGCGAGTGGCGAGAACGGCATCCGGGGGAGTGA
- the purD gene encoding phosphoribosylamine--glycine ligase yields the protein MKILLLGSGGREHALGRALVRDGSELHVAPGNPGLAEFATCHSIDPSNSDDVLALARTLAVDLVVVGPEAPLVAGVADALREGGVDVFGPSAAAAELEGSKAFAKDVMRAAGVPTADARVCTTADEAAAALDEFGPTYVVKNDGLAAGKGVVVTDDRDAALAHAATCERVVIEEFLDGPEVSLFAICDGTTAWPLLPAQDFKRVGDGDEGPNTGGMGAYCPLPWAPEGLVDDIMRDVVQPTLDEMARRGTPFVGLLYAGLALTTKGLRVIEFNVRFGDPETQAVLALLESPLAPVLLAAARGELASEPALRWRDGAAVVVVSAADGYPGTPKLGCRIELPDDTDSAWVLQAGTTLTDGTLTAGGGRVLGTVGVGADLDAARAAAYEHLAAVDFADGFHRTDIGVPH from the coding sequence GTGAAGATTCTGTTGCTGGGCTCTGGTGGTCGTGAACATGCATTGGGTCGCGCGTTGGTGCGGGACGGGAGCGAGCTCCACGTCGCACCCGGTAACCCTGGGCTCGCGGAGTTCGCCACCTGCCACTCCATCGATCCGTCCAATTCCGACGACGTGCTCGCCCTCGCGCGCACGCTCGCGGTGGACCTCGTCGTGGTTGGCCCGGAAGCACCGCTGGTGGCCGGCGTCGCAGACGCGCTGCGCGAGGGTGGCGTCGACGTGTTCGGCCCGTCGGCTGCGGCCGCCGAGCTGGAGGGCTCGAAGGCGTTCGCCAAGGACGTGATGCGCGCCGCCGGTGTCCCCACCGCGGACGCGCGGGTGTGCACGACGGCCGACGAAGCCGCCGCTGCGCTGGACGAATTTGGCCCCACCTACGTCGTGAAGAACGACGGACTCGCCGCGGGCAAGGGAGTCGTCGTCACCGACGACCGCGACGCAGCCTTGGCCCATGCGGCCACCTGCGAGCGCGTCGTGATCGAAGAGTTCCTCGATGGCCCCGAGGTGTCACTGTTCGCTATCTGCGACGGCACCACCGCCTGGCCGCTGTTGCCCGCCCAAGATTTCAAGCGCGTCGGCGACGGCGACGAAGGCCCGAACACTGGCGGCATGGGCGCGTACTGCCCGCTGCCGTGGGCGCCGGAGGGGCTCGTCGACGACATCATGCGCGACGTGGTGCAGCCAACCCTCGACGAGATGGCCAGGCGCGGAACCCCCTTCGTGGGATTGCTGTACGCCGGGCTTGCGCTCACCACGAAGGGGTTGCGGGTCATAGAGTTCAACGTGCGCTTCGGCGACCCCGAAACCCAGGCGGTGCTCGCCTTGCTCGAGTCGCCGCTGGCGCCGGTGCTGCTTGCGGCGGCACGCGGCGAACTCGCTAGCGAGCCGGCGTTGCGGTGGCGCGACGGGGCCGCCGTCGTCGTCGTGTCTGCTGCGGATGGCTACCCGGGGACCCCCAAGCTTGGCTGCCGCATCGAGCTGCCTGACGACACTGACTCGGCCTGGGTGCTCCAAGCCGGCACCACCCTGACCGACGGCACACTCACCGCGGGCGGTGGGCGCGTGCTGGGTACCGTCGGGGTAGGGGCCGACCTCGACGCCGCGCGCGCGGCTGCGTACGAACATCTGGCGGCGGTGGACTTCGCCGACGGCTTTCACCGCACCGACATCGGTGTCCCGCACTGA